A single window of Rubripirellula lacrimiformis DNA harbors:
- a CDS encoding histidine triad nucleotide-binding protein: protein MPSIFTKIIDREIPAEILHEDDVCLAFRDISPKAPTHFLVIPKKEIVSLADLTEADEAIVGRCIIVASQVAAAEGLEGGYRLVCNCGDDGGQEVPHLHFHVMGGRKMTWPPG from the coding sequence ATGCCATCGATTTTTACCAAAATCATCGACCGAGAAATTCCCGCCGAAATCCTGCACGAAGACGACGTGTGTTTGGCCTTTCGTGACATCAGCCCCAAAGCGCCGACGCACTTTTTGGTGATTCCCAAGAAGGAAATCGTGTCGCTGGCCGATCTGACCGAAGCGGACGAAGCCATCGTCGGACGCTGCATCATCGTGGCATCCCAGGTCGCCGCCGCCGAAGGTTTGGAAGGTGGCTATCGGTTGGTGTGCAACTGTGGCGACGATGGTGGTCAGGAAGTCCCCCATTTGCACTTCCACGTCATGGGCGGCCGAAAAATGACCTGGCCACCAGGTTAA
- a CDS encoding protein kinase domain-containing protein: MMTATKCPPSDRLKDFTLGRLPDHDSDELLVHLADCSKCQNELDGFDSEDDSLVDALRDGDAASPWNIEPDCQLAVDRAIHAIGSTGSLDHAATIGEYEIIRPLGRGGMGNVYLARHTKLGRQVALKVLAQHRLADARMRERFEGEMRAVGRLSHPGVVTAHDARDIDGTAVLVTEYIDGLDLGQLIARTGPIDTADACEIVRQVAVALQYTSDQGFVHRDVKPSNVMLGRGGEVKLLDLGLARLQDRSPEHAELTATGHAMGTADYIAPEQVSDSRQVDVRADIYALGCTLFKLLTGSAPFVGPEYGTVFAKMTAHVSADPPALSDQIASAPADLVKLVASMLAKDPASRPQTPDAVARALATLAGGSNLPALIGQAITLSPTDEKARTTHPAKPRTKSWWRRTVPMPFAIGAGFLGLIIGLFGGMFGGTLIRVKHPDGTVVTMEAPEGSEISIQPKPSVPPGDDPQVTGIEEHQHDKTVAVAPPVEAPENVFLMLGILATDEQAQSHMEQHGFHPTAAPAPDSRFHWVRVDDPDIAVPAGAEADGIRYGLIDTSKSIMFADGTLRREIETIQSRGTERLELRLTEEAGNRMKALTGANLRRRLAIMVNGSIRMAPIIQSQVGRDLVITGKFTQQEVQYLMDSLSSGLVNPVKPAGTPTAISNAQVAPKPNVAPDDQQRFQGVWRSSASKLFCFDGNRVYLLNSTPAFDFGKFELQGDAEKQIKLNFDHRSPFKEKALKDKAFAGTYRFLADDLVQLLMVRPSLIGSDPDNFDDHLTDPQELLLLKRLGDLPVDEQEVEKIIASAPIRKLDSGQREATLRALLHLAELKSIGLESYLILHQRDFEAASPSSDQRNLKMIGLAFHNFHSAHKQFPASVSIERVGTHGVKKDDKIYPFSWRVAILPFIEEADLFQQYRFNEPWDSESNLKLIDKMPAVYGDPSADPDLPTGHTSYQGIADGSGAMGQDTGTKIRDIRDGLSNTILVMKAESSVPWTKPADLTEIAEMKDADSITYLLAHGWVQTMKPVDVEKLQKLITKDGGEVIAAP; encoded by the coding sequence ATGATGACCGCCACCAAGTGTCCGCCCAGCGACCGACTGAAAGATTTCACGCTGGGCAGATTGCCGGATCACGACAGCGATGAATTGTTGGTCCATTTGGCTGATTGCTCGAAGTGCCAAAACGAACTGGATGGCTTCGATTCAGAAGACGATTCGTTGGTCGATGCGCTGCGAGATGGCGATGCGGCATCCCCATGGAATATCGAACCGGACTGCCAATTGGCGGTGGATCGTGCCATCCATGCGATCGGGAGCACCGGATCGCTGGACCACGCCGCCACGATCGGCGAATACGAGATCATCCGGCCGCTGGGCCGTGGCGGGATGGGCAACGTTTATCTGGCCCGACATACCAAATTGGGGCGTCAGGTGGCACTGAAAGTCTTGGCCCAACATCGGCTTGCCGATGCTCGCATGCGAGAACGGTTCGAGGGCGAAATGCGGGCGGTCGGTCGACTGAGCCATCCGGGCGTTGTCACCGCCCACGATGCTCGCGACATCGACGGAACCGCCGTCTTGGTGACCGAGTACATCGATGGACTGGATCTGGGGCAATTGATCGCTCGCACCGGTCCGATCGATACAGCCGATGCTTGCGAGATCGTCCGCCAGGTGGCGGTGGCGCTGCAGTACACCAGCGACCAAGGGTTCGTGCACCGCGATGTCAAACCGTCCAACGTGATGCTCGGTCGGGGCGGCGAAGTCAAACTATTGGATCTAGGACTGGCCCGGTTACAAGATCGTTCGCCAGAGCACGCGGAACTGACCGCGACCGGGCACGCGATGGGAACAGCCGACTACATCGCACCGGAACAAGTATCCGACAGCCGCCAGGTCGACGTGCGAGCCGACATCTACGCGTTGGGTTGTACCCTGTTCAAACTGCTGACCGGATCGGCTCCTTTCGTCGGTCCCGAATACGGCACCGTTTTCGCCAAGATGACCGCCCATGTATCAGCCGATCCACCTGCCCTGAGCGATCAGATTGCATCCGCACCGGCCGATCTGGTCAAACTGGTCGCGTCGATGCTGGCCAAAGATCCCGCGTCCCGCCCGCAAACACCCGACGCGGTCGCCCGGGCATTGGCCACGTTGGCTGGCGGGTCGAACCTGCCGGCGTTGATCGGGCAAGCGATCACGCTTTCGCCAACGGACGAAAAAGCAAGAACGACCCATCCTGCCAAGCCTAGAACCAAGTCATGGTGGCGACGCACCGTACCGATGCCGTTTGCGATCGGAGCCGGCTTCCTGGGACTGATCATCGGTCTTTTCGGCGGCATGTTCGGCGGTACCCTGATCCGCGTCAAACATCCCGACGGAACGGTGGTGACGATGGAGGCACCCGAAGGCAGCGAAATCAGCATTCAACCGAAACCATCGGTTCCACCTGGCGACGATCCGCAGGTGACCGGTATCGAAGAACATCAGCATGACAAAACGGTTGCGGTGGCGCCGCCTGTTGAGGCACCCGAGAACGTGTTCTTGATGCTTGGCATCCTGGCGACCGATGAACAAGCCCAGTCGCACATGGAACAACATGGGTTCCATCCGACCGCTGCGCCGGCACCAGACTCACGTTTTCATTGGGTGCGTGTCGATGATCCCGACATCGCTGTTCCCGCAGGAGCCGAGGCAGACGGCATTCGATACGGATTGATCGATACATCCAAGTCGATCATGTTCGCCGATGGCACCCTGCGTCGCGAGATCGAAACGATTCAAAGCCGCGGCACCGAACGGCTGGAACTAAGACTGACGGAGGAAGCCGGAAACAGGATGAAAGCGCTGACCGGTGCCAACCTTCGCCGCAGGCTGGCGATCATGGTCAACGGCAGCATTCGCATGGCTCCCATCATTCAAAGCCAAGTTGGCCGCGACCTTGTCATCACCGGGAAGTTCACACAGCAGGAAGTCCAGTACTTGATGGACAGCCTCAGCAGCGGACTGGTGAATCCCGTTAAACCTGCGGGCACACCGACTGCGATTTCAAACGCCCAAGTTGCGCCCAAACCGAACGTCGCACCGGACGATCAGCAACGATTCCAAGGGGTTTGGAGATCTTCCGCCAGCAAACTTTTCTGCTTCGACGGTAACCGGGTCTATCTCCTCAATTCCACCCCTGCATTTGATTTCGGGAAATTCGAATTGCAAGGCGATGCCGAAAAACAAATCAAATTGAATTTTGATCATCGGAGTCCCTTCAAGGAAAAAGCACTTAAGGACAAGGCCTTTGCAGGAACCTATCGTTTCCTGGCCGATGATCTAGTTCAGTTACTGATGGTCCGGCCATCATTGATAGGATCGGATCCCGATAACTTTGATGATCATTTGACTGATCCACAGGAACTGTTGCTCCTAAAACGCCTCGGCGATCTGCCGGTCGATGAGCAGGAAGTGGAAAAGATCATCGCATCAGCCCCCATCAGAAAGCTTGATTCGGGCCAACGTGAAGCGACGTTACGAGCGCTACTGCACCTGGCCGAATTGAAATCGATCGGATTGGAAAGCTACTTGATCCTGCACCAGCGAGATTTTGAAGCTGCATCACCGTCGTCCGATCAGCGAAACCTGAAGATGATTGGACTAGCGTTCCATAATTTTCATTCTGCGCACAAACAGTTTCCTGCGTCTGTATCCATCGAACGGGTAGGGACACACGGAGTCAAGAAGGATGACAAGATCTATCCCTTTTCGTGGCGCGTCGCGATCTTGCCGTTCATTGAGGAAGCCGATCTGTTTCAACAGTATCGGTTCAATGAACCATGGGACAGCGAATCCAATTTGAAGCTGATCGACAAGATGCCAGCGGTCTACGGCGATCCGTCGGCCGATCCGGATTTACCCACCGGGCACACGAGCTATCAAGGCATTGCCGACGGCAGCGGCGCGATGGGGCAAGACACAGGCACCAAGATCCGTGACATCCGTGACGGCCTGTCGAACACCATCCTGGTGATGAAAGCCGAATCGTCGGTTCCGTGGACCAAACCGGCCGACCTGACGGAAATTGCGGAGATGAAGGACGCCGATTCGATCACGTACTTGCTTGCCCACGGATGGGTGCAGACGATGAAGCCGGTCGATGTCGAGAAGCTGCAAAAGTTGATCACCAAAGACGGCGGCGAAGTGATCGCGGCACCGTAG
- a CDS encoding tetratricopeptide repeat protein produces MSIRVQRPLFPALVFALAGALGMQANLAPTCWAQQAADTPESTTEAEPTKAQPTKSALIDTLNDVFRLLEKEDYLAASEYFSLPPDFPPELRPGMLSDIIRLNEISQSGIDVLNQDATFGPATETFGSQRAKVHAERAQVDVNQCYGFYHTTDRETGEVMAFWDGDGFKLTRLDDVGKLAPSDAADSVAMKSEAEVRKPKAIPHLELMGHQPIVQPVVDIAAIAQSLPQLESAANANPLDVAARANYAMALYQIGNYPLAWTQLRVAGKIDPNHSGAAQGMTVLFKKFESLSVFTVGMPPETVIGLLGDPDQVIELGESRQRRVYAFYGIDFQEGRLHEVIDLRGATEAMFQPKEIVTVDLDGRGWRCGSRNKANRQITALYYLPGEMISNWTEQVEVQRIMDAAGMGTMMEIAESMIAQVLAANPNMKYQILDTQDDSVIVALELPELPDFAKRHQLIRLFQGQQDVHRLAYTLKVDQPTQETQMKWLAIMKSANLESTQK; encoded by the coding sequence ATGTCGATCCGTGTTCAACGGCCTTTGTTTCCGGCCCTGGTTTTCGCTTTGGCGGGGGCACTTGGAATGCAGGCGAATCTGGCCCCAACCTGTTGGGCCCAGCAGGCCGCCGATACGCCGGAGTCCACGACGGAAGCCGAACCGACCAAGGCCCAGCCGACCAAATCCGCATTGATCGACACCTTGAACGATGTTTTCCGACTGCTGGAAAAGGAAGACTACTTGGCCGCGTCGGAATATTTCAGCCTGCCGCCCGATTTCCCACCCGAACTCCGACCCGGAATGCTCAGCGACATTATCCGCCTGAACGAGATCTCGCAGAGCGGGATCGACGTGCTGAACCAAGATGCCACGTTCGGTCCCGCCACCGAAACCTTCGGATCCCAGCGGGCCAAGGTGCATGCTGAACGCGCCCAGGTCGATGTGAACCAGTGCTATGGTTTTTATCACACCACCGACCGCGAAACCGGCGAAGTGATGGCGTTTTGGGATGGGGACGGTTTCAAGCTGACGCGACTGGATGATGTGGGAAAATTGGCGCCTTCCGACGCTGCCGATTCAGTGGCGATGAAGTCCGAAGCCGAGGTCAGGAAGCCAAAAGCCATCCCCCATTTGGAATTGATGGGGCATCAACCAATCGTCCAACCGGTTGTCGATATCGCTGCGATCGCGCAAAGCCTTCCGCAACTGGAATCCGCCGCCAATGCGAACCCATTGGACGTCGCCGCACGCGCCAACTACGCGATGGCGCTGTACCAAATCGGAAACTATCCGCTGGCTTGGACGCAACTGCGGGTCGCAGGGAAGATCGATCCGAACCACTCGGGCGCCGCCCAAGGAATGACCGTGCTGTTCAAAAAGTTTGAATCGCTAAGCGTGTTCACCGTCGGTATGCCTCCCGAAACCGTGATCGGATTGTTGGGCGACCCCGACCAAGTGATCGAATTGGGCGAAAGTCGGCAACGCCGCGTCTATGCGTTTTACGGGATCGATTTTCAAGAGGGGCGATTGCACGAGGTCATCGATTTGCGCGGTGCCACCGAAGCGATGTTCCAACCCAAAGAAATCGTCACCGTTGATTTGGACGGCCGTGGTTGGCGGTGTGGCAGCCGTAACAAAGCGAACCGACAAATCACAGCGCTTTACTACTTGCCTGGTGAAATGATTTCCAATTGGACCGAACAGGTCGAAGTCCAGCGGATCATGGATGCTGCCGGGATGGGAACGATGATGGAGATTGCCGAGAGCATGATTGCACAAGTCTTGGCGGCAAACCCAAACATGAAGTATCAGATTCTCGACACCCAGGACGACTCGGTGATCGTCGCTCTGGAACTGCCCGAGCTTCCCGATTTTGCCAAACGTCACCAACTGATCCGGCTCTTCCAAGGCCAACAGGACGTGCATCGCTTGGCGTACACGTTGAAGGTGGACCAACCGACCCAGGAAACTCAGATGAAATGGTTGGCGATCATGAAATCGGCCAATCTAGAATCGACACAAAAATGA
- a CDS encoding FAD-dependent oxidoreductase gives MATKNIVLLGIGHTNAHIVHQWIDDPIEDCTLTCVSRFPGATYSGMLPGTLGWQFRQDQMRIDLAALCDRAGAKLVLAETNGLDLPTGKLHFADHDSIAFDALSIGVGSMPAGWELHDSAKSLVPIKPMQTFLQRLEQRIDVVGDCGEGPLKVAIVGGGVASVEIALCLHQQFEKREQSRKFSIAIFTSSDTVAGGMKPRSVRKIQRLLKSRNISVTHGSPVTQVTDASITTEDGRRFDTDVVIWATGAAAPKVLGKLSLQTDDRGFIATSGTLQSLSDRRVFAVGDAGTILQSPSPKAGVYAVRQCPILWHNLRSFLSGGTMKTFQPQSDFLKLLNTGDGKALLQYGPITVHARWCWHLKTWIDKRFISEFQTPKLDG, from the coding sequence GTGGCGACCAAGAACATCGTACTGTTGGGCATCGGTCACACCAATGCACACATCGTCCATCAATGGATTGACGATCCGATCGAAGATTGCACGTTGACATGCGTCAGCAGGTTTCCCGGCGCGACCTATTCGGGAATGTTGCCAGGAACGTTGGGGTGGCAGTTCCGCCAGGATCAAATGCGGATCGACTTGGCCGCGTTGTGCGATCGAGCGGGGGCGAAATTGGTGCTTGCGGAAACCAATGGTTTGGATCTGCCGACCGGCAAGCTTCATTTTGCGGACCACGACTCCATCGCCTTCGACGCGCTATCGATCGGTGTCGGTTCGATGCCCGCAGGTTGGGAATTGCACGATTCTGCGAAGTCGTTGGTCCCGATCAAACCGATGCAAACGTTTCTACAGCGGCTTGAACAACGGATCGACGTCGTGGGCGATTGCGGCGAGGGACCGTTGAAGGTCGCCATCGTTGGCGGCGGCGTCGCCAGTGTCGAGATCGCTTTGTGTTTGCATCAGCAATTCGAAAAGCGAGAACAGAGCCGCAAGTTTTCCATCGCGATCTTTACCAGCAGCGACACGGTGGCCGGCGGGATGAAGCCACGCAGCGTGAGAAAAATTCAGCGGTTATTGAAATCGCGAAACATTTCGGTCACGCACGGGTCGCCAGTAACGCAGGTCACAGACGCATCGATCACGACCGAAGATGGTCGTCGATTCGACACCGATGTCGTGATCTGGGCCACCGGGGCGGCGGCTCCCAAGGTGCTGGGAAAGCTGTCGCTACAGACCGATGATCGTGGCTTCATCGCGACTTCGGGCACACTGCAATCCCTGTCCGATCGGCGCGTCTTCGCCGTCGGTGATGCGGGCACGATCCTGCAGTCCCCATCCCCCAAAGCGGGTGTCTACGCCGTCAGGCAATGTCCAATCCTGTGGCATAACTTGCGATCGTTCTTGTCGGGTGGAACGATGAAGACTTTCCAGCCGCAGTCAGACTTCCTGAAGCTGCTGAACACCGGCGACGGCAAAGCACTGCTGCAGTACGGTCCGATCACGGTCCATGCCCGTTGGTGCTGGCATCTTAAAACGTGGATCGACAAGCGATTCATTTCCGAGTTTCAAACCCCAAAATTGGATGGTTAG